Proteins co-encoded in one Chitinophagales bacterium genomic window:
- a CDS encoding T9SS type A sorting domain-containing protein → MKKLLLYIIILLTHSSILLMAENQNCTQECNAYTSNKTPRNSYCQDHEIDLHTNSYNKDSLYAQTYLLTLENDSTVIAMNAEGLFSDLELTKYTSYSLNYSLEDATIPTVGEHLSLLDGCYRLRKNGLFEVSPSIEITAVPVCIEGFGYMIDLTITGGQTAYRGASGINTSYTLNFQNSRTLNYRAKWDEELHAATVRIMNEEATPFDINSTVNLSAKDGDGFYDCFVEKTVIIEETDTCEIFLKAIPDQTVIYSNYQDTFTFNVLDNDIGDDFYLSGLSNVPNDLKVSWKLNGDISLTATTNFCPENYAEEITYRIKDNHGNESEAIVTVYVFREDKIEIDYDWDCTYVQEDPISVYVFISGGLFPKYISGTTNLILYQPDTLELLVPDGYGFPISLSIVDTLGHETYFEEYGVYCHHYYTPITPDIECITDNSASYGFSDYTLQYHGFDEEDIFGMPNNSILYNGDYYFSYFQDYWGVYYGSGSYGTISCFKAHPDYLKTRFHTKTAAINVLCNDISLTPQLADIDEPQNGTLQWETNGNVFYTPNEGFLGLERLIYTLQNAEGTTDTSILTIEVTAVDGISTKPPLLKVNDQRDCSDFEATGLYQVYLHIEGGYPPYTLTGDTSLVIDTAGIFGPFDYSDTEGYYFLVRDAMHYFTEIDEKLCQANCANDGYFTETYHLICQDDNRAILEYQTECVEELKYYYDYYLLGNQNGDTLDVWETFDVYAVEAYELDTIWHLHGINDCQILPELTAMNDTIFAKADTFKIFNVFGNDIGNDLKMIDVFSTNETANFTWVANGSIYFEAGSEADTTVLQYVVSDKYGQKDTAEVWVRTYKLFRLEAEKDCSSIIPNEFCRYTLNAIMFNGVPPYELKVFDAANDSVLFTGIFEDPFSFYTDYILYRSIDIYLTATDALGTEILEHIPSICSSFGCAYYTCNEDCFDTNLAIENVRYVCNGDGTVDLEYDITGGDGNYKIECGYESGAILDINDIIEIDYNIVVLDGNNCSAEVFVNPFEGCLPTLQNDTLYLQTNTSSSFNILANDIGEGLQLDTIFAANENLSFTWQPDGTIQFEAQNDTSTTLLQYVTTDLFSQQDTAQIFVQILPQFMASYEIDCSQADSTGLVNIQVTFNGGAAPYQVTGVFNEVFEEAGSFSFTLADNSSLELELSSILLNTTITFNDYTSCAQICANLQITPTYDCLITQTQDSIALLTYQTTGGDGNYTFNGTPQNDTLQNGDIYQIEVTDGNGCTAMVSDTIACNFTSIENPNPHSSIPNISLFPNPNNGNFTLSLELKQAEEVDIEILDIMGRVQVKTRRRLKNTATFERHDLPSGLYFIRVSGKDWTWTEKVVVE, encoded by the coding sequence ATGAAAAAATTACTACTTTATATTATAATCCTGCTTACCCATTCTTCAATCCTTCTCATGGCAGAAAACCAAAACTGCACACAAGAATGTAATGCCTATACTTCAAACAAAACGCCACGTAATTCCTACTGTCAAGACCATGAAATCGACCTTCACACCAATTCCTACAACAAAGACAGCCTCTATGCCCAAACCTACCTCCTCACCTTAGAAAATGATTCAACGGTGATAGCCATGAACGCAGAAGGACTTTTCTCGGATTTGGAGCTTACCAAATATACTTCCTATTCGCTCAACTACTCCTTAGAAGATGCCACGATTCCCACAGTTGGCGAACATTTGAGCCTATTAGATGGCTGTTACCGTCTCCGAAAAAATGGACTATTTGAAGTCAGCCCTTCCATTGAAATAACAGCCGTACCTGTTTGTATAGAAGGATTTGGCTACATGATAGACCTCACAATTACAGGAGGACAAACAGCTTATAGAGGAGCATCGGGTATCAATACCAGTTACACACTCAATTTTCAAAATAGCCGAACGCTGAATTATCGAGCTAAATGGGACGAAGAACTACATGCCGCTACCGTTAGGATAATGAACGAAGAAGCCACTCCTTTTGACATCAATAGTACAGTAAACCTTTCGGCAAAAGACGGTGATGGATTTTATGACTGTTTTGTAGAAAAAACGGTAATAATTGAAGAAACCGACACCTGCGAGATTTTTCTAAAAGCCATTCCCGACCAAACGGTCATCTACTCCAATTACCAAGACACCTTCACCTTCAATGTCTTGGACAACGACATTGGAGATGACTTTTACCTAAGTGGTCTTTCCAATGTACCCAACGACTTAAAGGTGAGTTGGAAACTAAATGGAGATATTTCGCTCACCGCTACCACTAACTTCTGTCCCGAAAACTATGCAGAAGAAATCACCTACCGCATCAAAGACAATCATGGGAACGAAAGTGAAGCTATTGTCACGGTTTATGTTTTTCGGGAAGACAAAATAGAAATAGACTATGATTGGGATTGCACTTATGTCCAAGAAGACCCTATTAGTGTGTATGTTTTTATATCAGGCGGTTTGTTTCCAAAATACATTTCAGGCACAACAAACCTAATACTTTACCAACCCGATACACTCGAACTACTTGTTCCAGATGGCTATGGATTTCCTATTTCTCTTTCTATCGTGGACACATTAGGACACGAAACTTATTTTGAAGAATATGGTGTATATTGCCACCATTACTATACTCCTATCACACCCGACATTGAGTGCATCACAGACAATTCTGCCAGCTATGGTTTTAGTGATTATACGCTCCAGTATCATGGCTTTGATGAAGAAGACATTTTTGGTATGCCCAACAACAGCATCTTATACAATGGTGATTATTATTTCAGTTATTTTCAAGACTATTGGGGAGTCTATTATGGTTCAGGTTCTTATGGCACCATCTCCTGTTTCAAGGCCCACCCCGATTACCTCAAAACCCGTTTCCACACCAAAACCGCTGCCATCAATGTCCTCTGCAACGATATTTCACTCACGCCACAATTGGCAGACATAGACGAACCGCAAAACGGCACATTGCAATGGGAAACAAACGGAAATGTGTTTTATACACCCAATGAAGGTTTTTTGGGTTTGGAGCGATTGATTTATACCCTTCAAAATGCAGAAGGCACAACCGACACCTCTATTTTGACCATTGAAGTCACCGCAGTAGATGGTATTTCAACCAAACCTCCACTATTGAAGGTCAATGACCAGCGAGATTGCAGCGATTTTGAAGCTACAGGATTGTACCAAGTCTATCTGCACATTGAAGGCGGTTATCCTCCTTACACACTCACAGGCGACACCAGTTTGGTAATAGACACAGCAGGAATATTTGGACCTTTTGATTATTCCGACACAGAAGGCTACTATTTTTTGGTGAGAGATGCCATGCACTATTTCACCGAAATCGACGAAAAACTCTGTCAAGCCAACTGTGCAAACGATGGCTATTTCACCGAAACTTACCATTTGATTTGTCAAGACGATAACCGAGCTATTTTGGAATACCAAACAGAATGTGTGGAGGAACTCAAATATTACTACGATTACTATTTGTTGGGCAATCAAAATGGCGACACATTGGATGTTTGGGAAACGTTTGATGTCTATGCAGTTGAAGCCTACGAATTAGATACGATATGGCATTTGCACGGCATCAATGACTGTCAAATACTGCCCGAACTCACTGCGATGAATGACACCATTTTCGCCAAAGCCGACACCTTCAAAATCTTCAATGTATTTGGAAACGACATCGGCAATGATTTGAAAATGATTGACGTTTTCTCCACAAACGAAACCGCTAACTTTACTTGGGTCGCCAATGGAAGCATATATTTTGAAGCAGGCAGTGAAGCCGATACTACGGTGCTGCAATATGTCGTCAGTGATAAATATGGGCAGAAAGATACTGCAGAGGTTTGGGTGAGGACTTATAAGCTATTTAGGCTTGAGGCAGAAAAAGATTGCAGCAGTATTATTCCCAATGAGTTTTGTCGTTATACGCTAAATGCTATTATGTTCAATGGTGTTCCTCCTTATGAGTTAAAAGTGTTTGATGCAGCCAATGACAGTGTTTTATTCACAGGAATTTTTGAAGACCCATTTAGTTTTTATACAGATTACATACTTTATAGAAGCATTGATATTTATTTAACTGCAACAGATGCATTGGGAACTGAAATTTTAGAACATATACCCTCTATTTGCTCTTCTTTTGGATGTGCCTATTACACCTGCAATGAAGACTGTTTCGACACAAATTTAGCCATTGAAAATGTCCGATATGTTTGCAATGGAGATGGAACAGTTGATTTAGAATATGATATTACAGGTGGAGACGGTAATTACAAAATAGAATGTGGTTATGAGTCAGGTGCAATATTGGATATAAATGACATCATAGAAATTGATTACAACATAGTCGTTTTAGATGGAAACAATTGTTCAGCCGAAGTATTTGTAAATCCTTTTGAAGGCTGCCTTCCCACTCTCCAAAACGATACGCTCTACCTCCAAACCAACACATCTTCCTCCTTCAATATCTTAGCAAACGATATCGGAGAAGGACTGCAATTAGATACCATTTTTGCAGCAAACGAAAACCTTTCTTTCACTTGGCAACCAGACGGAACCATTCAATTTGAAGCCCAAAACGACACCTCTACTACCTTACTTCAATACGTCACCACCGACCTATTCAGCCAACAAGACACCGCCCAAATTTTTGTCCAAATATTGCCTCAATTTATGGCAAGCTACGAAATAGATTGCAGTCAAGCAGACAGCACGGGCTTGGTGAATATTCAAGTCACCTTCAATGGCGGGGCAGCGCCTTATCAGGTAACAGGCGTTTTCAATGAGGTCTTTGAAGAAGCAGGTTCATTCAGTTTTACCTTAGCCGATAATTCATCTTTAGAACTCGAACTAAGTTCCATTCTTTTGAATACTACCATCACTTTCAACGATTACACCTCTTGCGCCCAAATCTGCGCCAATCTCCAAATCACCCCAACTTACGACTGCCTCATCACCCAAACCCAAGACTCCATCGCTCTCCTAACTTATCAAACCACAGGAGGCGACGGAAACTACACCTTCAATGGCACCCCCCAAAACGACACCCTTCAAAATGGCGACATTTACCAAATTGAAGTCACCGATGGAAACGGCTGCACTGCAATGGTTTCCGACACCATCGCCTGTAATTTCACTTCAATAGAAAACCCAAACCCCCATTCTTCAATTCCCAACATCAGCCTATTCCCCAACCCCAACAACGGCAATTTCACCCTTTCCCTCGAATTGAAGCAAGCGGAGGAAGTAGATATTGAGATACTGGATATCATGGGTCGAGTACAAGTGAAAACTCGCCGTCGTTTGAAAAACACGGCGACGTTTGAGCGACACGACTTACCAAGCGGACTCTACTTCATCCGAGTCAGCGGCAAGGATTGGACTTGGACGGAGAAGGTGGTGGTGGAGTAA
- a CDS encoding T9SS type A sorting domain-containing protein: MKNLQLSLIFIFLCILHLQGNLLAATNIAEELSITYDHNCFEANANDSTFYEFILTVSGGVPPYYVYINPQTFFEVAVSNEPYSFLATVGEEFSLFVKDSDTIPNELFIPKIDIPSCGSLCEDLSFEVDIECQDDGTKILHFEVEGANGGYSVYGNQDGDTLQIGETYWVEVVDEQGCTKTENGAYSAILQPKNDWVGTTNFEAIHIDVLSNDKGDCLTLSDILVSPTCGTIVAFDQITGIVSYQVDIGSHCTEDGFVYEVIDAHGNTAQAKVVISLPQQDLVVEVSRDCWSASEYLNYIVTVEIFSGIPPFYISGSIYTTLEELGSVSIEIENGHPYEITVTDALENIFFVSEYLNCHSECPIVYSYEYNNWADCTCEKDLILHFNDLFEEGEEVTHIDGIWNYQNEYGYLSIGDTIPANAHIMIFRVSTNLNCYTFDDYHGLLSGLAKNFCPYSAYGFEANDDYISAIKGFPVLIDVLANDGGKDLKVEGLYGTLDCGELIEFNEETGIITYLPDDNSCNSDSFQYKVEDICGDTEYGRVYINIESPGELTVQIEKDCSDDNNDFYTLSATILDGYPPFTITGSINETLNEFDSISTSLDVNTPYEVRVEDALGRIFHEQGASCNSTCQSFYVQGIAEVAQCICNQEMAFTLPYLITEEEVLGIEGTWYNESQNGEIALGDTIPSDAYYEINGFFTANECYDFKKTDGSNLFGWVNEVCTFVPNIEAANDVATRFLGDPSPILIPVLQNDTGANLRITQIIEQPTCGEVTIFNPEGIISYQPNSLCSEDIFKYEVEDNCGNSAVANVYIFSSSNTTHLSVEVEEDCTQVIELGYYILNINIQNGIAPFVFQGSMNITVDSKGLINTTISAGTPYSIAITDAIGNAFVASNENPCFYDEICATLQITPSYDCFIAQNHDTIAFLTYEAIGGHGNYTFNGHNPSNFLQNGDIYQIEVTDGNGCTAMVSDTIACNFTSIENPNPHSSIPKIHLYPNPNNGNFTLSLELKQAEEVDIEILDITGRVKLWQQLQTLPTVERHTFEQQGLPSGLYFIRLSGKDWIWTEKVVVN, from the coding sequence ATGAAAAACCTACAACTATCCCTGATTTTCATTTTTCTCTGTATTCTACATTTGCAGGGAAACTTATTGGCTGCAACCAACATAGCAGAAGAACTTAGCATTACCTACGATCATAACTGCTTTGAAGCAAACGCTAATGACAGCACTTTTTATGAATTCATTCTAACTGTTTCGGGAGGCGTTCCGCCCTATTATGTTTACATCAATCCACAAACTTTTTTTGAAGTTGCTGTAAGCAATGAACCTTATAGTTTTCTAGCAACAGTTGGAGAAGAATTCAGCCTGTTTGTCAAAGATAGCGACACGATTCCCAATGAGTTGTTCATCCCCAAAATAGACATCCCTTCCTGTGGTAGTTTGTGTGAAGATTTGTCTTTTGAGGTGGATATAGAATGTCAAGACGATGGCACAAAGATTTTGCATTTTGAAGTAGAAGGAGCAAATGGTGGGTATTCGGTTTATGGGAATCAAGATGGTGACACTTTGCAGATTGGGGAAACTTATTGGGTTGAAGTTGTGGACGAACAGGGCTGCACGAAAACCGAAAATGGAGCATATTCTGCCATATTGCAACCAAAAAATGATTGGGTAGGAACGACTAATTTTGAAGCAATACACATTGATGTATTGTCAAACGACAAAGGAGATTGTCTGACCTTATCAGATATTCTCGTTTCTCCTACTTGCGGAACAATTGTAGCCTTCGACCAAATAACAGGGATTGTTTCTTATCAAGTCGACATAGGTAGTCACTGTACGGAGGATGGCTTTGTGTATGAAGTGATAGATGCTCATGGTAATACAGCACAGGCAAAAGTAGTCATTTCTTTACCTCAGCAAGATTTGGTTGTTGAAGTAAGCAGAGATTGTTGGTCAGCAAGTGAGTATCTCAATTATATTGTGACCGTTGAAATCTTTAGTGGCATTCCTCCCTTCTATATTTCGGGAAGCATCTATACCACATTGGAGGAGTTGGGAAGTGTGAGTATCGAGATTGAAAATGGCCATCCTTATGAAATAACCGTGACAGATGCTTTGGAGAACATTTTTTTCGTTTCCGAATATCTTAATTGTCACAGTGAATGTCCTATCGTTTATTCCTATGAATACAACAATTGGGCAGACTGTACTTGTGAGAAAGACCTCATCCTACATTTCAACGATTTATTTGAAGAAGGAGAAGAAGTAACCCACATTGACGGGATTTGGAATTACCAAAATGAATATGGATATCTTTCTATTGGAGATACAATTCCCGCCAATGCCCATATCATGATTTTTCGAGTATCTACCAATCTGAATTGTTATACCTTTGATGATTATCATGGACTTTTATCAGGTTTAGCAAAGAATTTTTGTCCTTACTCTGCGTATGGTTTTGAGGCAAACGATGATTATATCTCGGCAATAAAAGGCTTTCCAGTTTTGATAGATGTATTGGCAAACGATGGAGGAAAAGATTTGAAAGTAGAGGGACTTTATGGAACTCTTGACTGTGGTGAACTTATTGAATTCAACGAAGAAACAGGAATCATCACATACTTACCAGACGACAATTCTTGTAATTCAGACTCTTTTCAGTACAAAGTAGAAGATATTTGCGGTGATACAGAATATGGTAGGGTCTATATAAACATTGAAAGTCCAGGAGAACTCACCGTACAAATCGAAAAAGATTGCTCTGATGACAATAACGATTTTTACACCCTATCTGCAACGATTTTAGATGGATATCCACCTTTCACCATCACAGGAAGCATCAACGAAACACTGAATGAATTCGACAGTATTTCCACCTCACTCGATGTCAATACCCCTTACGAAGTTCGTGTCGAGGATGCATTGGGAAGAATATTTCATGAACAAGGAGCATCTTGTAACTCCACTTGTCAATCCTTCTACGTCCAAGGAATCGCCGAAGTAGCTCAGTGTATCTGTAATCAAGAAATGGCTTTCACACTTCCCTATTTAATCACAGAAGAAGAAGTTTTGGGCATTGAAGGAACTTGGTACAATGAAAGTCAAAATGGTGAAATTGCTTTGGGGGATACCATTCCAAGCGATGCTTATTATGAAATAAACGGCTTTTTTACTGCAAATGAATGTTACGATTTCAAAAAAACAGATGGCTCAAACCTATTTGGTTGGGTAAATGAGGTTTGCACTTTTGTTCCTAATATTGAAGCTGCAAACGATGTTGCAACCAGATTTTTAGGCGACCCAAGTCCCATTTTGATTCCCGTACTCCAAAATGATACAGGTGCAAATTTACGCATCACCCAAATCATTGAGCAGCCCACTTGCGGCGAAGTTACCATCTTCAATCCAGAAGGAATCATCAGCTACCAGCCCAATTCATTATGCTCGGAAGATATTTTTAAATACGAAGTAGAAGACAACTGTGGAAATTCGGCTGTTGCCAACGTTTATATTTTCTCAAGTTCAAACACTACACATTTGTCTGTTGAAGTAGAAGAAGATTGTACTCAAGTTATAGAATTGGGTTATTACATACTCAATATCAACATCCAAAATGGCATTGCTCCCTTTGTTTTTCAGGGAAGCATGAATATTACCGTAGATAGCAAAGGACTCATTAACACAACTATTTCGGCAGGCACTCCCTATTCAATCGCAATAACCGATGCCATTGGCAATGCTTTTGTGGCCTCCAACGAAAACCCCTGTTTCTATGACGAAATCTGTGCAACCCTCCAAATTACCCCCTCTTACGATTGTTTCATAGCCCAAAACCACGATACAATTGCTTTCCTTACGTATGAAGCCATAGGTGGTCACGGCAATTATACCTTCAATGGTCACAATCCATCCAATTTTCTTCAAAATGGCGACATTTACCAAATTGAAGTCACCGACGGAAATGGCTGCACTGCAATGGTTTCCGACACCATCGCCTGTAATTTCACTTCAATAGAAAACCCAAACCCCCATTCTTCAATACCCAAAATCCACCTCTACCCCAACCCCAACAACGGCAATTTCACCCTTTCCCTCGAATTGAAGCAAGCGGAGGAAGTGGATATTGAGATATTGGATATTACAGGACGAGTGAAACTTTGGCAACAGTTGCAAACTTTGCCAACAGTTGAACGGCATACATTTGAGCAACAGGGCTTACCAAGCGGACTCTACTTCATCCGACTAAGCGGCAAGGATTGGATTTGGACGGAGAAGGTGGTGGTAAATTGA
- a CDS encoding acyltransferase: protein MVKSNRIEYLDSIRGIAAMMVVFYHFIGWHWGETQTFHLASLVFNGADAVSFFFVLSGFVLSYKYLHFDEELNIKKYTYNRVWRLYPAFIVTILLNYLYWSRFNSGIDILKEVFLNLHRPLWTELMMVRGQHMYYIPGWTLGIEMALSLLMPFLIIAAVKNIRLIWWFIPVSMFMGPQYISPFTMHFCFGIILAYYYPQIKDYTFKESKYYSYRWLIALVVFLLFSIRHIERMLGSFGKVYQKIAEFLKLDLFHFTGFASFVILLFVINNQKVQDFLNGKILHFIGKVSYSIYLMHWLIVVIIMERWERVVAFWGSTELAFATMLPFTIIATIASATFMYYFVEKPCIAYSKRVSSKFS from the coding sequence ATGGTAAAATCTAATAGAATAGAATACCTTGATTCCATTAGAGGAATTGCAGCAATGATGGTTGTATTTTACCATTTTATTGGTTGGCATTGGGGAGAAACTCAAACTTTCCATCTTGCATCCCTTGTATTCAATGGTGCAGATGCCGTTTCCTTCTTTTTTGTATTGAGTGGTTTTGTCCTGTCTTACAAATACTTACATTTTGATGAAGAGCTAAACATCAAGAAATACACCTACAATAGGGTATGGCGACTTTACCCAGCCTTTATTGTTACTATCCTACTGAACTACCTCTATTGGAGCCGCTTCAATTCGGGAATCGACATTTTGAAGGAAGTATTTTTGAACCTGCACCGCCCTCTGTGGACAGAACTCATGATGGTCAGAGGACAGCACATGTATTATATTCCTGGATGGACTTTGGGAATTGAAATGGCTTTGTCTTTACTGATGCCCTTTCTTATCATTGCCGCTGTTAAAAATATCCGATTGATATGGTGGTTTATTCCCGTTTCGATGTTCATGGGTCCTCAATATATCAGCCCTTTCACCATGCACTTTTGCTTTGGAATCATCTTGGCTTACTATTATCCACAAATAAAAGACTACACCTTCAAAGAAAGCAAATATTATTCTTATCGGTGGTTGATAGCCCTTGTCGTATTCCTATTGTTCTCCATTAGACACATAGAGCGAATGTTGGGCAGCTTCGGAAAAGTTTACCAAAAAATTGCAGAGTTTTTGAAATTAGACCTTTTTCACTTTACAGGATTCGCCTCTTTTGTAATCCTATTGTTTGTCATCAACAATCAAAAAGTACAAGATTTTTTGAATGGAAAAATACTGCACTTTATCGGCAAGGTTTCCTACTCTATCTACCTGATGCACTGGCTAATAGTCGTCATTATTATGGAAAGATGGGAAAGAGTCGTAGCCTTTTGGGGTTCTACAGAGTTGGCTTTTGCTACCATGCTACCTTTTACCATTATAGCAACCATAGCTTCTGCAACTTTCATGTATTACTTCGTTGAAAAACCCTGTATTGCTTACTCAAAGCGGGTCTCCAGTAAGTTTTCATAA
- a CDS encoding leucyl aminopeptidase — translation MQDQTQAVIVPISKENREICLAEIARITHIEVEMLQNDFTANAKETLPLYIAGQADVKRLYLLGLGEKPTFSTIVNAFQSFTHRFKSKLPKDIGISFKYGNESAEPAMAIEAGLNGIKLGTYDIGLYRTDEQKDYPIVAEDASITIYTDYEYSPSIGNRAEAIADTQLEIMDLVNGVASRITPEYLANWAIASGRKYGFEVTVFDKEQCQMVGLHALMAVNRGSELPPRFIIMEYKPKHSEGELKKIGLVGKGVTYDTGGLSIKNSQSMPYMKSDMGGSSVVFGVMEVAAKLQLPIHLIGIVPSTDNCVDALSIQPGDVIGSYSGKTIEVMDTDAEGRLILADGLAYMQKNYAPEIMIDLATLTGNSILALGFETGAMFTNNDELAANLSKAGEKVGERVWRMPLWDGYKKDLKSDVADTKNFSEKPTAGAITAAKFLEIFTDNHPAWAHLDIAGMIIQHSEFSSQRSATAYGIRLLLEYLESL, via the coding sequence ATGCAAGATCAAACTCAAGCAGTTATTGTACCGATAAGCAAAGAAAATAGAGAGATCTGTTTAGCAGAAATAGCCCGCATCACACATATTGAAGTAGAGATGCTGCAAAACGATTTTACTGCCAATGCAAAAGAAACATTGCCTTTGTACATTGCAGGACAAGCAGATGTTAAAAGACTGTATTTGTTAGGTTTGGGTGAAAAACCTACTTTTTCGACTATTGTAAATGCCTTTCAAAGTTTTACCCATCGCTTCAAAAGCAAACTCCCCAAAGACATTGGAATCAGCTTCAAATACGGCAATGAAAGCGCAGAACCTGCAATGGCAATCGAAGCAGGTCTCAATGGAATTAAACTGGGAACGTATGATATTGGCTTGTACCGAACGGATGAACAGAAGGACTATCCGATAGTGGCAGAAGATGCAAGTATCACCATTTATACCGATTATGAGTACAGCCCAAGTATAGGTAATCGAGCGGAAGCCATTGCAGATACACAGTTGGAAATCATGGATTTGGTGAATGGTGTGGCGAGCAGAATCACCCCCGAATATTTGGCAAATTGGGCTATTGCATCGGGTAGAAAATACGGTTTTGAAGTGACGGTATTCGACAAAGAACAATGTCAGATGGTTGGTTTACATGCTTTGATGGCCGTCAATAGAGGGAGTGAATTGCCGCCTCGATTCATCATCATGGAATACAAACCGAAACACAGTGAAGGTGAATTGAAGAAAATTGGTCTGGTCGGAAAAGGTGTGACCTATGATACGGGAGGTCTTTCTATCAAAAATTCACAATCCATGCCTTATATGAAAAGCGACATGGGCGGGTCTTCGGTTGTATTCGGTGTCATGGAGGTGGCTGCAAAACTGCAATTACCCATTCACCTGATTGGTATTGTGCCGAGTACGGACAACTGTGTGGATGCATTATCTATTCAACCTGGCGATGTTATTGGTTCTTATAGTGGCAAAACGATTGAGGTCATGGATACCGATGCAGAAGGGCGTTTGATACTGGCGGATGGTTTGGCATATATGCAAAAAAACTACGCACCTGAAATCATGATTGACCTTGCTACTTTGACGGGTAATAGCATCTTGGCTTTGGGTTTTGAAACGGGCGCAATGTTTACCAACAACGATGAATTGGCTGCCAATCTGTCTAAAGCAGGTGAAAAAGTAGGAGAACGTGTTTGGAGAATGCCGCTTTGGGATGGCTATAAAAAAGATCTCAAATCGGATGTGGCTGACACTAAAAACTTTTCAGAAAAACCCACTGCTGGTGCCATTACTGCCGCCAAATTTCTCGAAATATTTACAGACAATCACCCTGCTTGGGCGCATTTGGATATTGCAGGGATGATCATCCAACATTCCGAATTTTCGAGCCAACGGAGCGCAACAGCTTATGGAATCAGACTGTTATTGGAGTATTTGGAGTCTTTATGA
- a CDS encoding alpha/beta hydrolase-fold protein translates to MNWKEEYDSLKFQEANMNTLTFELTTAQDDDRAVYLTGNFNDWRVGEATYQMTKIGYGAYHYVFEENTTLPKPLQYKYVKGTWKDVEADEFGCDTHHRTVEANKGVVKDKVPRWKKEGIAYNPQYLPQIELVTEGEDIPQLRRKRKIWIVLPHNYHQTKQYYPVIYLHDAQNLFDEHAPFGNWAIDKTLSVLSEKGKGGVIVVAIEHAGQHRLIDFNPIVNKEKQQEGIKYIKFVANYLKPYIDERYRTLPSRENTGIGGSSLGGLVSLYGILNRPEVFGKALVFSPSLWIAPAAYLDATTFLPQTDSKIYLYGGGKESDYMLNNIHRLKESFDWNRENVKNLQVLLATDMEGHHNEERWGKEFPKAIEWLFGN, encoded by the coding sequence ATGAATTGGAAAGAAGAATACGATTCTCTCAAATTTCAGGAAGCCAATATGAATACTTTAACTTTTGAACTGACAACTGCACAAGACGATGACCGTGCAGTATATCTCACTGGAAACTTCAATGATTGGAGGGTAGGGGAGGCCACTTATCAAATGACAAAAATAGGGTATGGAGCGTATCACTATGTTTTTGAAGAAAATACCACATTGCCCAAACCTTTGCAGTATAAGTATGTGAAAGGTACATGGAAAGATGTGGAAGCAGATGAATTTGGATGCGATACGCATCATCGAACGGTGGAGGCAAACAAAGGAGTAGTGAAAGACAAGGTGCCACGCTGGAAAAAAGAAGGCATCGCTTACAATCCTCAATACCTCCCTCAAATAGAGTTGGTGACAGAAGGAGAGGACATTCCTCAATTGCGAAGAAAACGCAAAATATGGATTGTTTTACCGCACAACTACCACCAAACCAAACAATATTACCCCGTTATTTATCTTCACGATGCTCAAAATTTGTTTGACGAACATGCCCCTTTTGGAAACTGGGCAATTGACAAAACTCTCTCCGTATTGTCCGAAAAAGGTAAGGGAGGAGTCATTGTTGTAGCTATTGAACATGCGGGGCAGCACCGATTGATAGACTTCAATCCTATTGTGAATAAAGAAAAACAACAAGAAGGAATCAAGTACATCAAGTTCGTAGCTAATTACCTAAAACCCTACATTGATGAGCGTTACCGCACCTTGCCTTCGAGAGAAAATACAGGTATAGGAGGGAGTTCTCTGGGTGGTTTGGTAAGTTTGTATGGCATACTGAATCGTCCAGAAGTATTCGGAAAAGCACTGGTTTTTTCGCCTTCACTTTGGATTGCTCCTGCTGCCTACCTTGATGCAACTACTTTTTTGCCACAAACTGACTCCAAAATTTACCTGTACGGCGGAGGCAAGGAAAGTGATTACATGCTCAACAATATTCACCGATTGAAGGAATCTTTTGACTGGAACCGTGAAAATGTGAAAAACCTGCAAGTTCTGCTCGCAACAGATATGGAGGGCCATCACAACGAAGAACGCTGGGGCAAAGAGTTCCCAAAAGCAATTGAATGGTTGTTTGGAAATTAA